From a region of the Sporosarcina ureilytica genome:
- the wrbA gene encoding NAD(P)H:quinone oxidoreductase, which translates to MGYLYRMFGNVSAKGMENMTKTAIVYYSAGGTNYRLAKWAEDGAKAAGAEVKVLKIPETAPQAAIDANERWKVHAQTTKNVPEVTPEDLEWAEAIIFSVPTRFGNIAGQVQSFIDTVGGLWAEGKLADKAVSAMSTAQNPHGGQEATILSLYTTMYHWGAIVAAPGYTDPVTFDAGGNPYGTSVTVGQDGKIVEDEAAIKAAVEHQAKRTVNVAKALKNLA; encoded by the coding sequence ATGGGCTATTTATATAGAATGTTTGGGAATGTGAGTGCAAAGGGGATGGAAAACATGACCAAAACGGCAATTGTTTATTACAGTGCTGGTGGAACGAATTATCGATTGGCCAAATGGGCAGAAGATGGGGCAAAAGCGGCAGGGGCTGAAGTAAAAGTATTAAAAATACCTGAAACAGCGCCACAAGCGGCAATTGATGCAAACGAACGATGGAAAGTACATGCACAAACGACAAAAAATGTGCCTGAAGTGACGCCTGAAGATTTGGAGTGGGCGGAAGCGATCATTTTTAGTGTGCCTACTCGTTTTGGAAATATTGCGGGCCAAGTGCAAAGTTTTATCGATACAGTTGGCGGTCTTTGGGCAGAAGGTAAGCTTGCCGATAAAGCGGTAAGTGCCATGTCGACCGCGCAAAATCCGCACGGCGGCCAAGAGGCGACAATACTATCTCTTTACACGACGATGTATCATTGGGGAGCCATCGTTGCGGCGCCGGGTTATACGGACCCTGTTACATTTGACGCTGGCGGCAACCCATACGGAACGAGTGTCACGGTCGGCCAAGACGGTAAAATTGTGGAAGATGAGGCAGCGATCAAAGCAGCGGTAGAACATCAAGCGAAACGAACGGTAAATGTTGCAAAAGCATTGAAAAATTTAGCGTAA
- the thiE gene encoding thiamine phosphate synthase, giving the protein MDKSKLQLYFIAGTTNLGDRNLLDVLQAALKGGITAFQLREKGEGALQGDALKTLAEQCKQLCNEYKVPFIVNDDVDLAIAVDADGVHIGQEDGDIAEVRKKIGSDKILGVSTHSVTDAMTASDAGANYVGVGPLFETASKENAGTPVGPELVRQVVNVLPGLPMVGIGGITERKAGRVIREGASGVAVISAIAHAKDVEQAARAMKGVITLASTGVEM; this is encoded by the coding sequence ATGGATAAAAGTAAACTACAATTATACTTTATTGCCGGAACAACAAATTTGGGGGATCGAAATCTACTTGATGTTTTACAAGCCGCTTTAAAAGGGGGGATTACCGCTTTCCAATTGCGTGAAAAAGGGGAAGGCGCATTACAAGGAGATGCATTAAAAACCTTAGCGGAACAATGTAAACAGCTATGTAACGAATATAAAGTACCATTTATCGTAAACGATGATGTTGATTTGGCAATCGCGGTTGACGCGGACGGTGTTCATATTGGACAAGAAGACGGAGACATTGCTGAGGTTCGTAAAAAAATTGGTTCAGATAAGATTTTAGGCGTTTCCACGCATTCTGTTACAGATGCAATGACGGCTTCAGATGCTGGCGCTAACTATGTTGGGGTTGGGCCTTTATTTGAGACGGCATCTAAAGAGAATGCAGGCACACCGGTGGGACCGGAGCTTGTTCGTCAAGTGGTGAATGTACTTCCTGGTCTTCCAATGGTAGGTATTGGGGGCATTACAGAGCGTAAAGCAGGAAGAGTCATCCGTGAGGGGGCTTCAGGTGTTGCGGTTATCTCAGCGATTGCACATGCAAAAGACGTTGAACAAGCAGCCCGTGCGATGAAAGGGGTCATCACGCTAGCATCGACTGGCGTTGAAATGTAA
- a CDS encoding DUF3238 domain-containing protein: MVKLALFEVQSVTHKHDVIHLTWRDLGGDYYVYRDGELLYEGTVAEFRDGDFKHAKLYNYSIERVINEEVVDVVRLQTSAYAEERNVKNPLQFLVMTTIVAKSQIALSWEKIKDVTHYEIYRNDVFIKEVQANQYIDRDITVDQTYTYRIQSKRPLAMSEERFSKGKSVVATVLGLMNKAISHKQPAIERFTVTKQIGRPSELLIPTLQRTAERKVNKWQFRYTTFLKEKMIKNPNFFSKSHLFKGDGRDFDPDGTSFRSRVDVSLDYGQVKSPMVCTRNIGMSVAYDHVGRYRKEAKATSDGIVLERNDHKPGEAGFLLTHEVQNPLVQAPKINYEVRAVLRRDGTFDLTGYHNQAPHHEVYLTRGAQNGWIPIHLAESNGLIWMSDVMSWHYWRFSNFE; this comes from the coding sequence ATGGTGAAATTAGCTTTGTTTGAAGTGCAATCTGTGACACATAAGCATGATGTCATTCACCTTACTTGGCGTGATCTTGGCGGGGACTATTATGTATATCGAGATGGTGAACTTTTATACGAGGGGACGGTAGCAGAGTTTAGGGACGGGGATTTTAAGCATGCGAAACTATATAACTACTCGATTGAACGTGTTATAAATGAAGAAGTTGTTGACGTAGTCCGACTACAAACTTCGGCATATGCTGAAGAGCGAAATGTTAAGAATCCCTTGCAATTTCTTGTTATGACGACCATCGTAGCCAAGTCACAAATTGCATTGTCTTGGGAAAAAATAAAAGACGTGACACATTATGAAATTTATCGAAATGATGTATTTATCAAAGAGGTACAGGCAAACCAATATATTGACCGTGATATTACAGTAGATCAAACGTATACATATCGAATTCAATCGAAACGTCCACTAGCGATGTCAGAGGAACGGTTTAGCAAGGGAAAGTCAGTGGTCGCCACAGTACTTGGGTTGATGAATAAAGCAATTTCACATAAGCAACCAGCGATTGAAAGATTTACGGTAACCAAACAAATCGGAAGGCCTAGTGAATTACTAATCCCGACCTTGCAAAGAACAGCTGAAAGAAAAGTGAATAAATGGCAATTTCGCTATACAACGTTTTTAAAAGAAAAAATGATTAAAAACCCTAATTTCTTTTCAAAAAGTCATCTATTCAAAGGGGATGGGAGAGATTTTGATCCAGACGGCACTAGTTTCCGATCGCGGGTTGATGTTTCACTCGATTATGGACAGGTAAAATCGCCAATGGTTTGTACCAGAAATATTGGGATGTCAGTGGCGTATGATCATGTAGGCCGATATAGAAAAGAAGCGAAAGCCACTAGTGACGGGATTGTATTGGAAAGAAACGACCATAAGCCAGGGGAAGCCGGTTTTCTCTTAACGCATGAAGTCCAAAATCCCCTTGTTCAAGCGCCGAAGATTAATTATGAAGTTCGCGCTGTTCTGCGGAGGGATGGGACGTTTGACTTGACGGGTTACCATAATCAGGCGCCGCATCATGAAGTTTATCTCACACGCGGCGCACAAAATGGATGGATACCTATTCATCTAGCCGAAAGCAATGGGCTTATCTGGATGTCTGATGTGATGAGTTGGCATTATTGGCGTTTTTCAAACTTCGAATAA
- the thiD gene encoding bifunctional hydroxymethylpyrimidine kinase/phosphomethylpyrimidine kinase: MVQIAMTIAGSDNSGGAGIQADIKTFQELGVFGTSALTAVTAQNTQGVHAIQSIDPEIIAAQIEAIFTDFPVHAVKTGMLFSSEIIQVVAEQLKNKEIPLVIDPVMIAKGGASLLREEAIEALKKELLPIATVVTPNIPEAEVLTGLQIQNNADIEKAAKHILALGAKSVVIKGGHRVDVPDAEDLFMSAAGEKFYVRTPWIDTKDTHGTGCTYAAALTAFLAEGKKQADAVISAKNFIHAAIENGLDIGSGHGPTNHWAYKQRMTVEKHKKGVVIDG, from the coding sequence ATGGTACAAATCGCAATGACAATTGCAGGTTCAGATAACAGTGGAGGTGCCGGTATTCAAGCGGATATAAAGACGTTTCAGGAGCTTGGGGTTTTTGGTACATCCGCATTAACAGCAGTGACGGCACAAAATACACAAGGTGTTCATGCGATCCAATCGATAGACCCAGAAATCATCGCCGCACAAATTGAAGCCATTTTTACGGATTTTCCCGTGCATGCTGTGAAAACGGGGATGTTGTTTTCGTCAGAAATTATTCAAGTGGTGGCGGAGCAATTAAAGAATAAGGAAATCCCGCTCGTCATTGATCCCGTGATGATCGCGAAAGGCGGTGCTTCTTTACTTCGGGAGGAAGCGATTGAGGCGTTGAAAAAGGAACTTCTACCGATTGCAACAGTGGTGACACCCAATATTCCAGAAGCGGAAGTTCTGACAGGGTTACAAATCCAAAACAATGCGGACATAGAAAAAGCGGCCAAGCATATATTGGCATTAGGCGCGAAATCCGTCGTTATTAAAGGAGGACATCGGGTAGACGTACCTGATGCGGAAGATTTATTTATGTCTGCCGCGGGGGAGAAGTTTTACGTCCGTACGCCTTGGATTGACACAAAAGATACACATGGGACAGGTTGTACGTATGCGGCTGCATTGACTGCCTTTCTTGCAGAGGGTAAAAAACAAGCAGATGCTGTTATTTCTGCAAAGAATTTTATCCATGCTGCAATCGAAAATGGGTTAGACATTGGGAGTGGACATGGCCCAACCAATCACTGGGCATATAAGCAGCGAATGACAGTTGAAAAACATAAAAAGGGAGTTGTGATCGATGGATAA
- a CDS encoding alpha/beta hydrolase: protein MIHIFKEGKDAAKPVLLLLHGTGGTEEDLLPLAGLIDPEASVLSVRGNVSENGMPRFFRRLAEGVFDEEDLIFRTKELHEFLDEAAEKYKFDRKNVIAVGYSNGANIAGSLLFHYEGSLKGASLHHPMVPRRGLQLPNLEGTKVFIAAGKNDPICPMAESEELDELLRGAGAETALHWEMNGHSLTRTEVAAAAEWFETNFGS from the coding sequence ATGATTCATATTTTTAAAGAAGGAAAAGATGCAGCTAAGCCAGTTCTTTTATTGTTACATGGTACAGGTGGCACGGAAGAAGATTTATTGCCACTTGCAGGATTGATTGATCCGGAGGCGTCGGTGTTAAGTGTTCGTGGAAATGTCTCTGAAAATGGGATGCCGCGATTTTTCCGCAGATTAGCGGAAGGCGTATTTGACGAGGAAGATTTAATTTTCAGGACGAAAGAGTTACACGAGTTTCTTGATGAGGCAGCAGAAAAGTACAAATTTGATCGGAAAAATGTGATTGCTGTTGGTTACTCGAATGGTGCAAATATCGCAGGAAGTTTATTATTCCATTATGAGGGAAGTTTAAAAGGAGCAAGCCTTCATCATCCAATGGTGCCGAGAAGAGGACTTCAGTTACCAAATCTTGAAGGAACGAAAGTGTTCATTGCCGCGGGTAAAAATGACCCGATTTGTCCAATGGCTGAATCAGAAGAATTGGATGAGCTTCTGAGAGGTGCAGGTGCTGAAACTGCGTTACACTGGGAGATGAACGGGCATTCGCTCACAAGGACGGAAGTGGCAGCGGCTGCTGAGTGGTTTGAGACGAATTTCGGTTCGTAA